In Paraburkholderia youngii, the genomic stretch GATCGCGACGGGCGTCTGCGGCATGCTGTTCGGCGAACTCGTGCTCGCGTTCATGCCGCTGCGCACGCGGCTCGCGCGCGGCGCGCTGTTCGGCGCGGCCGCGCACGGCGTCGGCACCGCCAAGGCACGCGAGATCGGCAGCGAGGAGGGCGTGGTGTCCAGCCTGACGATGATGATCGCCGGCGTCGCGATGGTGCTGCTCGCGCCGATGCTGGGACTGCTGCCGATCTGAACCAGCGCGCCACGCCATCCCGCGCACGCCGAAGTCATGTCGATTTGCTACAATCGCCGTTCGTCTTCGAGGAGCGTTGCGACGGGTACCGCGAATCCGCATTCGCCGGCCGCCCGCCAGGCTCGAAGGCTTCAATCGGCAGCATGGAATGCGCATCACGCGAATCCGTGCGTCGACTCAAACCGCGCTCACGTCACATTTCTAGTCAATTTCTTAGAAAGGAGGGCGTGATGAACGCCGCAGTCATCGATTCCCAAAAGCAGGATTACGTTGTTGCCGACATGTCGCTCGCCGCTTGGGGCCGCAAGGAACTCACGATCGCCGAGACCGAAATGCCCGGCCTCATGCAAACGCGTGAAGAGTACAAGGCGCAGCAGCCGCTGAAGGGCGCGCGCGTCGCCGGCTCGCTGCACATGACGATCCAGACCGGCGTGCTGATCGAGACGCTGACCGCGCTCGGCGCCGACGTGCGCTGGGCCTCGTGCAACATCTTCTCGACCCAGGACCATGCCGCCGCCGCGATCGCGCAGGCCGGCACGCCGGTGTTCGCGTTCAAGGGCGAATCGCTCGACGAATACTGGGAGTTCTCGCACCGCATCTTCGAATGGCCGAACGGCGAGTTCGCCAACATGATTCTCGACGACGGCGGCGACGCAACGCTGCTGCTGATCCTCGGCTCGAAGGCCGAAAAAGACCGCTCGGTGATCGCCAAGCCGACCAACGAGGAAGAGATTGCGCTGTACAAGTCGATCGCTGCGCACCTCGAGATCGACCCGACGTGGTACTCGAAGCGCCTCGCGGCGATCAAGGGCGTCACCGAAGAAACCACCACCGGCGTGCATCGTCTTTACCAGATGGAAAAGGAAGGCCGTCTGCCGTTCCCGGCCATCAACGTCAACGACTCGGTCACGAAGTCGAAGTTCGACAACCTGTACGGCTGCCGCGAGTCGCTCGTTGACGGCATCAAGCGCGCGACCGACGTGATGATTGCGGGCAAGATCGCGGTCGTGGCCGGCTACGGCGACGTGGGCAAGGGCTGCGCGCAATCGCTGCGTGGTCTGGGCGCGACCGTGTGGGTCACCGAAATCGATCCGATCTGCGCACTGCAAGCGGCGATGGAAGGCTACCGCGTCGTGACGATGGAATACGCGGCGGATAAAGCCGACATCTTCGTGACCGCGACCGGCAACTACCACGTGATCAACCACGATCACATGAAGGCGATGCGTCATAACGCGATCGTCTGCAACATCGGCCACTTCGACTCGGAAATCGACGTTGCGTCGACCCGTCAGTACCAGTGGGAAAACATCAAGCCGCAAGTCGACCACATCATTTTCCCGGACGGCAAGCGCGTGATCCTGCTGGCCGAAGGCCGTCTCGTAAACCTCGGCTGCGCGACGGGCCACCCGTCGTTCGTGATGTCGAACTCGTTCACGAACCAGACGCTCGCGCAGATCGAACTGTTCACGCAGGGCGCGAAGTACGAAAACAAGGTGTACGTGCTGCCGAAGCATCTCGACGAGAAGGTTGCGCGTTTGCACCTGGCGCGTATCGGCGCGAACCTGACCGTGCTGTCCGACGCGCAGGCCGGCTACATCGGCGTCGACAAGAACGGTCCGTTCAAGCCGAACCACTATCGCTACTAAGTAGGCGGCCGCCCGCGGGTTCGAGGCGCGCTTCGCGCGCCCGGCCAAGCGGACGGCGGTGAAAAGTTTGACGGTCTGATCTCGGGGCGGCGCACAATGCGCCGCTTTGTTCGACAGCGCCGCTTTTCATTTGCTGGACATCTTCCCCGCACAGGTGCTTACAAGGAGTTCTAACATGACCGTGCTGCTGACCTGGCTCATCAACGCGCTCGCGCTGCTGATCATCACCTACATCGTTCCGTCGATCCACATCCGCAGCTTCGGCACCGCGCTGATCGTCGCTATCGTGCTCGGTCTCATCAATGCGGTGATTCGGCCGGTACTGATCCTGCTGACGCTGCCCGTCACGATCCTCACGCTCGGACTCTTCATTCTGGTCGTCAATGCGCTGTGCTTCTGGCTGGCCTCGTCGCTGTTGAAGGGCTTCGAGGTGTCGGGCTTCTGGTCGGCGTTCTTCGGCTCGATCCTGTACAGCATCGTGTCGTGGCTGCTGTCCGCGCTCATTTTCGGCAACCGCAGTCTCGGTTGACCTTATTGACTATGAATCCGATCGAACTCTCATTCGAATTCTTCCCGCCGAAAACGCAGGAAGGCATCGACAAACTGCGCGCGACCCGCGCGCAACTCGTGTCGCTAAAGCCGAAGTTCGTGTCCGTCACGTTCGGCGCCGGCGGCTCGACCCAGCAAGGCACGCTCGATACCGTCATCGACATGGCGAAGGAAGGGCTCGAGGCGGCGCCGCACCTGTCGTGCATCGGCTCGTCGAAGGAAAGCCTGCGCGCGATTCTTAACGAGTACCGCGCGCACGGCATCCGCCATATCGTCGCGCTGCGCGGCGATCTGCCCTCGGGCATGGGCGCGGTCGGCGAGCTGCGCTATGCATCGGAGCTCGTCAGCTTCATCCGTGCCGAGTTCGGCGACTGGTTCTGGATCGAGGTGGCCGGCTATCCGGAATACCATCCGCAGTCGCGCTCGCCGCGACACGATCTGGAGAATTTCGCGCGCAAGGTAAAGGCCGGCGCGAACTCGGCGATCACGCAGTACTTCTTCAACGCGGACGCGTACTTCCGTTTCGTCGACGATGCGCGCCAGCTCGGCGTCGACGTGCCGATCGTGCCCGGCATCATGCCGATCACGAACTTCTCGCAGCTGATGCGCTTCTCCGAAATGTGCGGCGCCGAAGTGCCGCGCTGGATCGCGCGCCGGCTCGAGAGCTTCGGCGATGACCGCGAGTCGATCCGCGCGTTCGGGCTCGACGTGGTGACGGATCTGTGTCAACGGCTCGTCGACGCGAAGGTGCCGGGTCTGCACTTCTATACGCTGAACGCGGCCACGTCGACCAAGGCGATCTGCGAACGGCTCGCCGTTTAACGGCTATGCCCGCGCGGCTGCAAAGGCCGCGCGGTCCCCGCCACCCCGGCGCGGGTCTCGAATTTGTCCCAAATAGCGTGGTAAGTCCCTGTTGAAGCTCATTTTTGGGCTGTCTATCATCGAAAAGCAGCTACCCCGGCTGCTGTGCGGAGGACGATATGACAGTGACAAGAATGACTGCGGCACACCGACTGTTCGCGCTTCACCAGTTCTGCCTGCCGGCTCTCGCCGCGCTCGCGGTCGCCACCAGCGGCCTCGCGCCCGCCGCGTCGCAGGCGGCCTCGCTGCCCGACAAGACGCTGATTTTCTGCTCCGAAGGCAGCCCGGCGGGCTTCGATACCGCGCAATACACGACCAGCGTCGAGTTCAGCGCCGGCTCGTACACGGTCTATAACCGGCTGGTCGAATTTGCGCATGGCAGCACGGACATCGAGCCGGGACTTGCCGAAAAGTGGGACGTGTCGCCCGACGGCCTCACCTATACGTTCCATCTGCGCCGCGGCGTCAAATTCCAGACCACGTCGTATTTCAAGCCGACCCGCGAATTCAACGCGGACGACGTCGTGTTCACCTTCGAGCGCATGCTCGATCCCGAGAATCCGTTCCGCAAGGCGTATCCGGTCAATTTTCCGTACTTCAACGACCTCGGTCTCGCGAAGAACATCGCCAAAATCGAGAAGGTCGATCCGTACACGGTGCGCTTCACGCTGAAGGAAGTCGACGCACCGTTCCTGCAGCAGATCGCAATGCCGTTCGCGTCGATCCTGTCGGCTGAATACACGGATCAGCTGCTGAAGGCGGGCAAGGCGTCCGACATCAACCAGTACCCGGTCGGCACCGGTCCGTTCATCTTCCGCAGCTATACGAAGGACGACACGATCCGCTTCGACGGCAATCCCGACTACTGGAAGCCGGGCGTCGCGAAGGTCGGCAAGCTGATCTTCGCGATCACCGTCGATCCGGCCGTGCGCCTGCAAAAGCTGAAGCGCGGCGAATGTCAGGTGATGTCGTATCCGCGCCCGGCCGACATTCCGACCGTGAAGGCCGATGGCTCGCTCGCGATGCCGAGCGAAGTGGGCTTCAACCTCGGCTATATCGCGTACAACACGAGCAAAAAGCCGCTCGACAACGTGCTCGTGCGCCGCGCGCTCGACATGTCGGTCAACAAGAAGGCGATCATCGAAGCGGTCTACCAGGGTGCGGGCCAGCTCGCGACCAACCCGATGCCGCCGACGCAATGGGGCTACGACAAGAGCCTGAAGGACGCACCGTACGACGTCGACAAAGCGAAAGCGCTGCTGAAGGAGGCCGGCTACCCCGACGGCTTCGAGCTGACGCTGTGGGCGATGCCGGTGCAGCGCCCGTATAACCCGAACGCGCGCCTGATGGCCGAAATGCTGCAGTCTGACTGGGCGAAGATCGGCGTCAAGGTGAATATCGCCACGTACGAGTGGGGCGAGTACATCCGCCGCGCGCACGCCGGCGAGCATCAGGCGATGCTGATCGGCTGGACCGGCGACTACGGCGACCCCGACAACTGGCTCGGCGTGTTGCTCGGCTGCGACGCGGTCAACGGCAGCAACTTCTCGAAGTGGTGCTACAAGCCTTACGACGACCTGATCAAGCAGGGCCGCAGCACCACTAAGATGCCCGATCGGCTGAAGGCCTACACCCAGGCTCAGGAAATCTTCAAGGACCAGGTGCCGTTCACGCCGATCGCGCATTCGACCGTGTATCAGCCGATCAGCAAGAACGTGACGGGCTTCAAGATCGATCCGTTCGGACCGACGCAATTCCTGGAGGTCGGGGTGAAGTAAGCGGGCGCGGCGCGCTTTTTGCGCCGCTTTCGACGCCGGGCGGCTCGAATGGGCCGTCCGGACCGCGACAGTACCGTGGCAAAACGTTTGCACGAAGTGTTTCCTATCGTCAACAGAGGGATTTTGCTCCGCTTGGTGGCCGGCCCAAGCTCAAGTAATATCCCGCTACGCCGGCGCAAGCCGGCCCTGAACCTGGAGGAAACATGAAGCAAAACAATCTGTTGCGCGTCGCGCGTGTGTCTACGCTCGTCGCTGCCGCAGCGGCATCCCTGCTTGGCGTCACGAGCGCGCAGGCCGCTGGGATTCCGAACAAAACCCTCGTTTACTGCTCGGAAGGCAGTCCCGCGGGTTTCGATCCGGCCCAATACACGACGGGCGTCGACTTCACGGCCAACACGTTCACCGTCTATAACCGCCTCGTCGAATTCGAGCGCGGCGGCACCAAGGTCGAGCCCGGCCTCGCCGAGAAGTGGGACGTGTCGCCCGATGGCAAGACCTACACGTTCCATCTGCGTCACGGCGTGAAGTTCCAGACCACCTCGTTCTTCAAGCCGACGCGCGAATTCAACGCGGACGACGTGGTGTTCTCGTTCCAGCGCATGCTCGACCCGAACCAGCCGTTCCGCAAGGCGTATCCGGTGCAGTTCCCGTACTTCACCGACATGGGCCTCGACAAGCTGATCACGAGCGTCGAGAAGGTCGACCCGTACACGGTCAAGTTCACGCTGAAGGAAGTCAACGCGCCGTTCATCCAGAATCTGGCGATGGAATACGCGTCGATCCTGTCGGCCGAATATGCGGATCAACTGCTGAAGGCAGGCAAGGCCGCCGATATCAATCAGTTCCCGGCCGGCACCGGTCCGTTCATCTTCCGCAGCTACACGAAGGACGCGACGATCCGCTTCGACGGCAATCCGGAATACTGGAAGCCGAACGCGGTGAAGATCTCGAAGCTGATCTTCTCGATCACGCCGGACGCCGGCGTGCGCGTGCAGAAGATCAAGCGCGACGAATGCCAGGTGATGAGCTATCCGCGCCCGGCCGATATCGCGCCGCTGAAGGCCGAGCCGAACATCGACATGCCGTCGCAGCCGGGCTTCAACCTCGGCTACCTCGCGTACAACGTGACGCACAAGCCGGTCGACAAGCTCGAAGTGCGTCAGGCGCTCGACATGGCGATCAACAAGAAGGCGATCATCGACTCGGTCTACCAGGGCGCGGGCCAGCTCGCGACGAACCCGATGCCGCCGACGCAATGGTCGTTCGTCAAGAACCTGCCGGCCGCCTCGTACGATTCGGCCAAAGCGAAGGATCTGCTCACGAAGGCCGGCTACCCGAACGGCTTCGACATCACGCTGTGGGCGATGCCCGTGCAGCGCGCGTACAACCCGAACGCGCGCCTGATGGCGGAAATGATCCAGGCAGACTGGGCGAAGATCGGCGTGAAGGCGAAGATCGTCACGTACGAGTGGGGTGAGTACATCAAGCGCGCGCACGCGGGCGAACAGGACTCGATGCTGATCGGCTGGACCGGCGACAACGGCGATCCGGACAACTGGCTCGGCACGCTGCTCGGCTGCGAGGCGATCAACGGCAACAACTTCTCGAAGTGGTGCTACAAGCCGTTCGACGAGCTGATCCAGAAGGGCCGCACGACCTCGGACGTGGCGACGCGCACGAAGATCTACGGCGACGCGCAGCATATCTTCGCGCAGCAACTGCCGTTCTCGCCGGTCGCCCACTCGACCGTCTATCAGCCGGTCAGCAAGAAGGTGGTCGACATGCGCATCGAACCGCTTGGCTACGCGCGCTTCGACGGCGTCAGCATCAAGTAATTCGTAAAGTTCGCACAGTACGCCGCAGTAGAGTACGCTTTCGCACGGTTAGAAAACTGGTCGAAATGGTCCGGCGACCGGGGTCACGAGCCCTCGTCGCCGGTTGCGTTTTTTCATCACCAGTACCATAGGAGCGAACCATGTTCCGCTTCGTTTTGCGCCGCATCGGCATGGTGATACCGACGTTCATCGGCATCACCATCCTCGCGTTCGCGCTGATTCACCTGATCCCGGGCGACCCCATCGAAGTGATGATGGGCGAGCGCGGCGTCGATCCGGCCATGCACGCGGCCGCGATGCACCGCCTCGGGCTCGACGAGCCCCTGCCAATCCAGTACTTCCACTACATCGGCCGCGCCCTGCACGGCAACCTCGGCACCTCGATCATCACCAACACCAGCGTGATGGGCGAATTCCTCGCGCGCTTTCCCGCCACGGTCGAACTGTCGTTCTGCGCAATGCTGTTCGCGCTGATCGTCGGCCTGCCGGCGGGCGTGTTCGCGGCGCTGAGGCGCGGCACGGTGGTCGATCACGGCGTGATGGGCACCGCGCTGACCGGCTACTCGATGCCGATCTTCTGGTGGGGCTTGATCCTCATCATGGTGTTCTCGGTCAAGCTCGGCTTGACGCCGGTGTCGGGCCGCATCGCGGTCGAATACGACATTCCGCACGTGACCGGCTTCATGCTGATCGACTCGCTGATGTCCACCGACGAAGGCGCGTTCACGTCCGCGCTCAGTCACCTGATCCTCCCCGCGATCGTGCTCGGCACGATTCCGCTCGCGGTCGTCGCGCGCATGACGCGCTCGTCGATGCTCGAAGTGCTGCGCGAGGACTACATCCGCACCGCGCGCGCGAAGGGGCTGTCGCCGGGACGCGTGATCGTCGTGCATGCGCTGCGCAATGCGCTGATTCCGGTCGTCACCGTGATCGGCCTGCAAGTCGGTACGCTGCTTGCGGGCGCGGTGCTGACCGAAACGCTGTTTTCATGGCCGGGCATCGGCAAGTGGCTGATCGACGCGATCGGCCGGCGCGATTATCCGGTCGTGCAGGGCGGTATCCTGCTGATCGCGACGCTGGTGATCGTCGTGAACCTCGTCGTCGATCTGCTGTACGGCGTGCTCAACCCGCGCATTCGCCATACGAGGTAAATCACTATGGCTGACATTCAAAACACCGTCCCCCAGGCGGTCACCCCGCCGAGCGGCCGCGCCATCGCGGCGCGCGAATTCTGGGTGAACTTCTCGCGCAACCGCGGCGCGGTCGGCGCGGGCATCATCGTGCTGGTGCTGATCTTCATCGCGATCTTCGCGCCGCTGATCGCGCCGCACAGCCCGATCGAGCAGTATCGTGACTCCGTCAAGATTCCGCCCGCGTGGCTCGACGGCGGCAACTGGAAGTTCATTCTCGGCACCGACGAAGCGGGCCGCGACATCCTCTCGCGTCTGATGTACGGCGCGCGGCTGTCGTTCTGGATCGGCTTCGTGTCGGTAGTGCTCGCGCTGATTCCGGGCGTCGTGCTCGGGCTGATCGCCGCGTTCTTCGAGAAATGGGCCGACACGCCGATCATGCGCATCATGGACGTGCTGCTCGCGCTGCCGTCGCTGCTGCTCGCGGTCGCGGTGGTCGCGATCATCGGTCCGGGTCTCGTCAACACAATGCTCGCGATCGCGATCGTCGCGCTGCCGGGCTATGTGCGTCTGACGCGCGCGTCCGCGCAAGGCGAATTGCAGAAGGAGTACGTAACCGCCTCGCGCGTTGCCGGTGCGGGCACGTTGCGGCTGATGTTCTCGCAGGTGTTGCCGAACTGCACCGCGCCGCTGATCGTGCAGGCCACTCTAGGCTTTTCGTCGGCGATTCTCGATGCCGCCGCGCTCGGGTTTCTCGGCCTTGGCGTGCAGCCGCCGTCGGCGGAGTGGGGCGCGATGCTCGCGTCGGCGCGCGATTACATCGACAGCGCATGGTGGATCGTCACGATGCCTGGCCTGTCCATCCTGATCTCGGTGCTTGCGATCAACCTGCTCGGCGACGGGCTGCGTGACGCGCTCGACCCCAAACTGAAACGGATGGCCTGAACATGAGCAATCTACTGACCATCCGCAATCTCGCGGTCAACTTCGGCGGCCTGCCCGCGGTCGACCGCATCAATCTGGACATCGCACCGGGCGAAGTGCTCGGCGTGGTCGGCGAATCGGGCTCGGGCAAGAGCGTGACGATGATGGCGCTGATGGGCCTGATCGACGCGCCCGGCAAGGTCACCGCCGACGAAATCAAGTTCGACGGCAAGAACCTGCTGAACGCCTCCGCGAAGGAACGCCGCAAGATCATCGGCAAGGACATCGCGATGGTGTTCCAGGACGCGCTGACGAGCCTGAACCCGAGCTACACGGTCGGCTATCAGATCAAGGAAGTGCTGAAGCTGCACGAAGGCTTGCGCGGCAGCGCGCTGGACAAACGCGCACTCGAACTGCTCGATCAGGTCGGCATTCCCGATGCGAAGAACCGCATCGGCGCGTTTCCGCATCAGATGTCGGGCGGCATGAACCAGCGCGTGATGATCGCGATGGCGATCGCCTGCAACCCGAAGCTGCTGATCGCCGACGAGCCGACCACCGCGCTCGACGTGACCATCCAGGCGCAGATCATGGAACTGCTGATGCGCCTGCAGAAGGAACGCGGCATGGCGCTCGTGCTGATTTCGCACGATCTGGCGGTGGTGTCCGAGGTCGCGCAGCGCGTCGCCGTGATGTACGCGGGCGAGGTGATCGAGACGAACAAGGTGCCCGACATCTTTGCCGCGCCTCATCATCCGTACACGGAAGCGCTGCTGGCCGCGATTCCCGAGCACAACGTGGGCGCGGTGCGGCTCGCAGCGCTGCCGGGCATGGTGCCGGGCCGCGACGACCGGCCCAAGGGCTGCCTGTTCGCGCCGCGCTGCAAGTACGTGGTCGACGACTGCATGAAGGCGCGCCCCGCGCTCGCCGCGCTGCCCGCCCATGCGGAATTCACGCGCGTGCGCTGCATCAAGCCGCTGAACCTCGAGAAGGACGCCAACGTTCACACGCAAGGAGGCGCCCGATGAGCGCAGTACCCGAAACCCGTCGCCAGTCGGATCGTCCTGGCGATCACGTGCTCGTCGCCGATCAGCTCGCGCGCTACTACACGGTCAAGCGCGGCATGTTCGCGCACGGCACGGTGAAGGCGCTGAACGGCGTGTCGTTCGCGCTCGAACGCGGCAAGACGCTGGCGGTGGTCGGCGAGTCCGGCTGCGGCAAGTCGACGCTCGCACGTCAGCTGACGATGATCGAAACGCCGAGCGCGGGCCGCCTGCTGATCGATGGCGAGGACGTGGCCGGCGCGAATCACGAGAAAATCGCCGCGCTCAGGCGGCGCGTGCAGATGGTGTTCCAGAACCCGTTTGCGTCGCTCAATCCGCGCAAGACCGTCGAGCAAACCCTCGGCGAACCGCTCGCGATCAACACGCAGATGAGCGCGACCGAGCGCGCCGAGCGCATCGCGCAGATGATGCGCACGGTCGGCCTGCGGCCCGAGCACGCGAAGCGCTATCCGCACATGTTCTCCGGCGGCCAGCGTCAGCGGGTCGCGATCGCGCGCGCGATGATCCTCGATCCGCAGATCGTCGTCGCCGACGAACCGGTGTCCGCGCTCGACGTGTCGATCCAGGCGCAGATCCTGAACCTGTTCATGGACCTGCAGGATGAGTTCAAGACGAGCTACGTGTTCATCTCGCACAACCTGTCGGTGGTGGAGCATATCGCCGACGACGTGATGGTCATGTACTTCGGCGGCGTCGCCGAGCTCGGCGACAAGAAGCGCATCTTCTCGAAGCCGCGCCATCCGTACACGCGCGCGCTGATGTCGGCGACCCCGTCGATCTTCGAGGCGGACCGCACGATCAAGATCAAGCTGCAAGGCGAAATGCCGTCGCCGCTGAATCCGCCGTCGGGCTGCACGTTCCATCAGCGCTGCCCGTACGTGATCGATCGTTGCCGCAGCGAGGTGCCGAAGCTGCGTGAAGTGGATGGGCGCCTCGTCTCGTGTCACCGCGCCGAAGAGGTGGGGGACGTGGATGCCTGATGGGGTGGCGGCGCGTCGTCTTGCGCGCCGCTTGTGTGAGGGCGGCGGGATAGCCGCCTTCGTGCGGCGCCGCGGGGCGCGTGCGCCGGTGGGCGCCGCGCCCTGCGGCGCATTTGCTGGAAGCTTCTTCAGCGAGTTTTTTCGCACGTTTTTCTGCGCGGTTGTCGATGCGCTCGCGCGCGCCTTTTGCTCCGTAGTTCTTCACGCTTCGCTGTCCGCTTTTTTGCGCGTAGGCTGCGCGCTGTCGGTCGGCGCGGCCGTGCCCGGCATCGCCGACGCAGCCGGCGCGGCGGCCAATACGCCAGCCCCCGCGGCCCAGGCGGCCCGGCCAGCGGTTAATGTGCCAACCACGCCACCGCCGTCGATTGCGCCGCCCCCGGTCCCCGGCACCACCGCGAGCGGACCGGTGCGTCAGCAACCGGCGCGCATGCCGTTCTATGTCGCGACACGCGGCAATATCACCATCTATGTGCTCGGCACGCTGCACGTCGGCGATCCGGCCGACTATCCGGCGGCGCAGCCGTTCCGCGCGCCGATCCTCGCGGCGCTCGCCGCGTCGCCGACACTCGCGCTCGAACTGTCGCCCGACGAACTGCTGGTGTCGCAGGACGACGTCTCCAAGTACGGCGTGTGCAAGCACGACTGCCTGCCGGGCCTGCTGCCCGAGCCGTTGTGGCACAAGCTCGCGCTGCGGCTGCGCGGCAACCCGGCCGCGCTCGATGCGATCAAGAAGATGCGGCCGTGGCTTGCGTCGCTGGTGGTCGAGACCTACGACTCGCTGTCAGCGGGTCTGCAAACTGAGTACGGTACCGAAGCGCAATTGCAGAACGTGTATCTGAAGACGCGCGGCAAGATCGTCGGACTCGAAACGCTCGCGCAGCAGATGCGTTCGTTCACCGGACTGTCGGCCGCGCAGCAGCGTGAGATGCTCGCACAGGACCTGGTGCAGACGCCGGCGCAGAACGTCCAGGACGTGCGCACGCTGCATCGGCTATGGCAGGTCGGCGATGCCGATGCGATCGCCGCGTGGCAGGCCGCCAAATCCGAGAAGCTCGCGCGCGATCCCCGCATCTCCGATTCGATCGACAACCGGATCGTCTACGAGCGCAATCGCCGCTTCGTCGCGAAGATGCTGCAGCTCGCCGCGCCGAACAAGCCGCTGTTCGTCGCGATCGGCGCGCTGCATCTGGGTGGACCGAAGGGCGTGCTGCAGCTGTTGCGGCAGCACGGCTTCGTAGTGGAGGCGGGCTGAGCGGCGCAAGACCGCTCGCGTCTTTTCACGCGCCGCTTCTCTGAGCGACGCGCTTGTCAGCAGCGCTACAGAAACATCAAGAAATTCAACAGAAAGATATTGATCACCAGCAGCGTCAACGCCGTCGGAATCTGCGCCTTGATCACCGCATTCTTGTCGGGTAATTCGAGCAGTGCGACCGGCACCATGTTGAAGTTTGCGGCCATCGGCGTCATCAGCGTGCCGCAGTAGCCGGAGAACATG encodes the following:
- a CDS encoding ABC transporter ATP-binding protein, whose protein sequence is MSNLLTIRNLAVNFGGLPAVDRINLDIAPGEVLGVVGESGSGKSVTMMALMGLIDAPGKVTADEIKFDGKNLLNASAKERRKIIGKDIAMVFQDALTSLNPSYTVGYQIKEVLKLHEGLRGSALDKRALELLDQVGIPDAKNRIGAFPHQMSGGMNQRVMIAMAIACNPKLLIADEPTTALDVTIQAQIMELLMRLQKERGMALVLISHDLAVVSEVAQRVAVMYAGEVIETNKVPDIFAAPHHPYTEALLAAIPEHNVGAVRLAALPGMVPGRDDRPKGCLFAPRCKYVVDDCMKARPALAALPAHAEFTRVRCIKPLNLEKDANVHTQGGAR
- the ahcY gene encoding adenosylhomocysteinase; this encodes MNAAVIDSQKQDYVVADMSLAAWGRKELTIAETEMPGLMQTREEYKAQQPLKGARVAGSLHMTIQTGVLIETLTALGADVRWASCNIFSTQDHAAAAIAQAGTPVFAFKGESLDEYWEFSHRIFEWPNGEFANMILDDGGDATLLLILGSKAEKDRSVIAKPTNEEEIALYKSIAAHLEIDPTWYSKRLAAIKGVTEETTTGVHRLYQMEKEGRLPFPAINVNDSVTKSKFDNLYGCRESLVDGIKRATDVMIAGKIAVVAGYGDVGKGCAQSLRGLGATVWVTEIDPICALQAAMEGYRVVTMEYAADKADIFVTATGNYHVINHDHMKAMRHNAIVCNIGHFDSEIDVASTRQYQWENIKPQVDHIIFPDGKRVILLAEGRLVNLGCATGHPSFVMSNSFTNQTLAQIELFTQGAKYENKVYVLPKHLDEKVARLHLARIGANLTVLSDAQAGYIGVDKNGPFKPNHYRY
- a CDS encoding ABC transporter substrate-binding protein, which gives rise to MKQNNLLRVARVSTLVAAAAASLLGVTSAQAAGIPNKTLVYCSEGSPAGFDPAQYTTGVDFTANTFTVYNRLVEFERGGTKVEPGLAEKWDVSPDGKTYTFHLRHGVKFQTTSFFKPTREFNADDVVFSFQRMLDPNQPFRKAYPVQFPYFTDMGLDKLITSVEKVDPYTVKFTLKEVNAPFIQNLAMEYASILSAEYADQLLKAGKAADINQFPAGTGPFIFRSYTKDATIRFDGNPEYWKPNAVKISKLIFSITPDAGVRVQKIKRDECQVMSYPRPADIAPLKAEPNIDMPSQPGFNLGYLAYNVTHKPVDKLEVRQALDMAINKKAIIDSVYQGAGQLATNPMPPTQWSFVKNLPAASYDSAKAKDLLTKAGYPNGFDITLWAMPVQRAYNPNARLMAEMIQADWAKIGVKAKIVTYEWGEYIKRAHAGEQDSMLIGWTGDNGDPDNWLGTLLGCEAINGNNFSKWCYKPFDELIQKGRTTSDVATRTKIYGDAQHIFAQQLPFSPVAHSTVYQPVSKKVVDMRIEPLGYARFDGVSIK
- a CDS encoding ABC transporter permease subunit, which gives rise to MFRFVLRRIGMVIPTFIGITILAFALIHLIPGDPIEVMMGERGVDPAMHAAAMHRLGLDEPLPIQYFHYIGRALHGNLGTSIITNTSVMGEFLARFPATVELSFCAMLFALIVGLPAGVFAALRRGTVVDHGVMGTALTGYSMPIFWWGLILIMVFSVKLGLTPVSGRIAVEYDIPHVTGFMLIDSLMSTDEGAFTSALSHLILPAIVLGTIPLAVVARMTRSSMLEVLREDYIRTARAKGLSPGRVIVVHALRNALIPVVTVIGLQVGTLLAGAVLTETLFSWPGIGKWLIDAIGRRDYPVVQGGILLIATLVIVVNLVVDLLYGVLNPRIRHTR
- a CDS encoding ABC transporter permease subunit encodes the protein MADIQNTVPQAVTPPSGRAIAAREFWVNFSRNRGAVGAGIIVLVLIFIAIFAPLIAPHSPIEQYRDSVKIPPAWLDGGNWKFILGTDEAGRDILSRLMYGARLSFWIGFVSVVLALIPGVVLGLIAAFFEKWADTPIMRIMDVLLALPSLLLAVAVVAIIGPGLVNTMLAIAIVALPGYVRLTRASAQGELQKEYVTASRVAGAGTLRLMFSQVLPNCTAPLIVQATLGFSSAILDAAALGFLGLGVQPPSAEWGAMLASARDYIDSAWWIVTMPGLSILISVLAINLLGDGLRDALDPKLKRMA
- a CDS encoding ABC transporter substrate-binding protein, with translation MTAAHRLFALHQFCLPALAALAVATSGLAPAASQAASLPDKTLIFCSEGSPAGFDTAQYTTSVEFSAGSYTVYNRLVEFAHGSTDIEPGLAEKWDVSPDGLTYTFHLRRGVKFQTTSYFKPTREFNADDVVFTFERMLDPENPFRKAYPVNFPYFNDLGLAKNIAKIEKVDPYTVRFTLKEVDAPFLQQIAMPFASILSAEYTDQLLKAGKASDINQYPVGTGPFIFRSYTKDDTIRFDGNPDYWKPGVAKVGKLIFAITVDPAVRLQKLKRGECQVMSYPRPADIPTVKADGSLAMPSEVGFNLGYIAYNTSKKPLDNVLVRRALDMSVNKKAIIEAVYQGAGQLATNPMPPTQWGYDKSLKDAPYDVDKAKALLKEAGYPDGFELTLWAMPVQRPYNPNARLMAEMLQSDWAKIGVKVNIATYEWGEYIRRAHAGEHQAMLIGWTGDYGDPDNWLGVLLGCDAVNGSNFSKWCYKPYDDLIKQGRSTTKMPDRLKAYTQAQEIFKDQVPFTPIAHSTVYQPISKNVTGFKIDPFGPTQFLEVGVK
- a CDS encoding phage holin family protein → MTVLLTWLINALALLIITYIVPSIHIRSFGTALIVAIVLGLINAVIRPVLILLTLPVTILTLGLFILVVNALCFWLASSLLKGFEVSGFWSAFFGSILYSIVSWLLSALIFGNRSLG
- the metF gene encoding methylenetetrahydrofolate reductase [NAD(P)H] gives rise to the protein MNPIELSFEFFPPKTQEGIDKLRATRAQLVSLKPKFVSVTFGAGGSTQQGTLDTVIDMAKEGLEAAPHLSCIGSSKESLRAILNEYRAHGIRHIVALRGDLPSGMGAVGELRYASELVSFIRAEFGDWFWIEVAGYPEYHPQSRSPRHDLENFARKVKAGANSAITQYFFNADAYFRFVDDARQLGVDVPIVPGIMPITNFSQLMRFSEMCGAEVPRWIARRLESFGDDRESIRAFGLDVVTDLCQRLVDAKVPGLHFYTLNAATSTKAICERLAV